TCGACTCGGACCGCTTCGCCGAAACCATGGCCGCCCAGCGCATCGAGGTGCTGAAGATCGTGCCGAGCCACCTGCAGGCGCTGCTGCAGGCGCGCCGGCCGCAGGATGCGCTGCCGGCCCACACGCTGGTGCTGGGCGGCGAGGCCACCGGCTGGCCGCTGCTGGAGCGGATCCGCGAGCTGGCGCCCGGCTGCCGGGTGGTTAACCATTATGGCCCGACCGAGGCCACGGTCGGTGCGCTGTGCCAGCCCGCCGTCGTGGCCTGGCGCGACGCTGGCACCTTGCCGATCGGCCGGCCCCTGCCGGATGCCGCGGCGCATGTGCTGGACGGCCATCTCAACCCGGTGCCGGCTGGCGCGGCAGGCCAGCTCTATCTCGGCGGCCCCGGCGTGGCGCGTGGCTATCTCGGCCGCCCGGACCTGACCGCGGAGCGCTTCGTGCCCGATCCCTTCGGCCCGCCCGGCGCGCGGCTGTACCGCACCGGCGACCGGGTGCGGCGGCTCAGGGACGGCAGCCTGGAATTCCTCGGCCGGGCCGACGACCAGGTGAAGATCCGCGGCTACCGGGTCGAGCCGGGCGAGGTGGCGACGGCGCTGCGCGGCCTCGACGGCGTCGCCGACGCCGCCGTGGTGGCGCTGCCGGCGGAGGATGGCCGGCTGCAGCTCGTCGCCTATGTCGCAGCGCCGGCCGGCACGGATCTGGAGGCGGTCAAGGCCAAGCTCGCCGCCCGGCTGCCGGACTACATGGTCCCGGCCGCCTGGCTGCGGCTGGACGCCCTGCCGGTCACGGCCAACGGCAAGCCCGGCCGCAGGGCGCTGCCGGCCCCCGAGTCGGCAAAGCCGGCCGGCGACCCGCCGCGCGGCGAGACCGAACAGGCGCTGGCCGCGCTCTGGTCCGGCCTGCTCGGCACCGACGCGATCGGCCGCGACGACAACTTCTTCGCCCTCGGTGGGGATTCGATCCTCAGCCTGAAGCTGCTGGCCCGGATCCGCAAGCAGGGGCTGGCCGGCGGGCAGGCGCTGACCCTGGCCGACATCCTGAACGCCCGCAGCCTGGCCGAGCGGGCAGAGCGGATCGCGCCGGCGCCGCCGAGGGGGCGGGGGGTCGTGCATCTGCCGGGCGGCGGCGACGGCGTGCCGCCCTACTGCATCCCCGGGCTGATCGTGAACTCGACCGAGTTCGCCTCGATGGTCGCGGCGCTGGGCGGCGACCGCCCGGTCACCGGCTTCGTCAGCCACGTCTATACCGCGCAGCGCTGGCGCGGCTACGACATGGCGGCGCTGGCGCAGGAATTCGCCGACCATATCGAGCGCACTGCCGGCGGGCGCTGCGCCCTGCTGGGCTGGTCCTCCGGCGGCGACCTGGCCTTCGAGACGGCGCATCGCCTGAAGGGGCGGATGGCGGTCGAGTTCCTGGGCTTGGTCGATGTCTTCGAGAATGTCGATTTCCGTCCCGGCCGATCGCCGGCGGCGGAGGAGCGGCGGCGGGCCGCGGCCCTGCTGGAGCAGTGGCTCGGCCGCTCGGCTATGGCGGCGCAGTGGCGGTCGCTGTTCGGCCTGATGGACGAGGCCGAGCGGGCGGCGCTGGACGAATACGTCCTGGCCCATGCCGACGGCCTGCCCGCGGACGGGCCGGACCTGACCTCGCGCGAATTCGAGCTGTGGGCGATGCTGGACAAGCGGCTGCGCGCCGCGCGCTACCAGTACCGGCCGCTCGACCTGCCGGTCCATGTCTGGCAGGCGGAGGATTCGCTGGGCCGGCCGGAGCGGCTGCGCGACTGGAGCCTGCTGGTGCCGGTGGCGGCGCTGGCGCGGGTGCCGGGCGCCACGCATCTCGACATCATACACGCGCCGGACTTCCAGTCCGGCGTCCGCGAGGCGCTGCGCCGGGCCGATGCCCTGCCAGCGGTGGCGGCGCAGTAGGGGGGAGGGAGCCCCGCCGGTCAGTGGGGATAGCTGATCGGCGGGCCGCCGGCCGGGTTGGGCAGGACGCCCATCGGGATGCCGTAGATCGCCTGCAGCCGGTCGGGCCGCAGGATCGACTCCGGCGCGCCGCGGGCGATCAGCCGGCCGGAATGCAGCGCCACGATGTCGTCGCAGAAGCGCGCCGCCATGTTGATGTCGTGCAGCACCATGACGACGCCCAGCCCCTTGCTCCGGCTCAGCCGCTGCACCAGCGCCAGGACATCGACCTGATGGGCGATGTCGAGGGCGGAGATCGGCTCGTCCAGCAGGAGGCAGGCGGCGTCCTGCGCCACCAGCATGGCCAGCCAAGCCCGCTGCCGCTCGCCGCCCGACAGAGTCTCGACCAGCCGGTCGGCGAAGGGAGAGATGTCGGTCAGCGCCATCGCCTCCTCGACCTTTTCGCGGTCGACGGCGCCGAAGCGGCCGAGCGCGCCGTGCCAGGGATAGCGCCCCAGCGCCACCAACTCGCGCACCAGGAGGCCGGAGGCGGGCGGCGTCTGCTGCGGCAGATAGGCGACCCGCCGGGCGAAGGCGCGGTCGGCCCAGTCCCGCAGCGGCCGGCCCTCGAACCGGACCGTGCCGGCGCTCGGCGGCTGCTGCCGCGCCAGGATCTTCAGCAGCGTCGACTTGCCGGAGCCGTTGTGGCCGATCAGCCCGGTGACCCGGTGCGGCGCCAGCGTGAGGTCCAGCGGCTGCAGCAGGGTGCGCTCGGCGACGGCGAAGGCGGCCTGAGACAGCTCGAACATCGCCGGCGCGGCATCGGTCTCGGCCGCAGGCGCGGGGGCGGTGTGGTTCATGCCGGTCTCGCTTTCTCCAGCGGGCAGGTCGAGCACAGCTCCAGGCTGGGGATCAGATAGCGGATGCAGCAGACGCGCCGCAGCCTCTTCCGCTCGCCGTCGCGCTCGACATAGCGCACCGGCTCGAACAGCGGGTTGCCGCGCCGGCCGGGCCAGTCGCGGCTCGCCATCAGGGCGCGGGCCTGGGCCGGGCCGGGCCCGCGCGCCATGCCGGACGCCTCGATCTGGCGCAGCAGGTTCTCGAACAGGTTGCCGACATTGCTCCACAGCACCTTCGCGGTGGCGCCGCTCTGCGCCGCGAGCGCCCGGATCAGCGGCTCGATATGCCGGTCGACCAGCGGCCCGAAGCGCTCGAAGCCGTCGGCCGGGGCGATCCGGCCGCCGTCATGCGGCAGCTTGAACCCGGTCGTCTGTCCGTCCGGTGCCACGATCACCTCGACCTCGTCGAGGCCGGTCGGCAGGCCGCGCTCCACCAGCAGGCTGGCCGCCACCACCGGCGTCAGCAGCATCCAGAAATGCCATTTCGCCCACAGCGAGGCCACCGCCCGCGGTTCCGGCTGGTCGTAGCGCCGGGCGAAGCACTCCAGGATCGGGCCCAGCACGGCGGGGTCGAGCAGGTCAGATCCCCGGATCCCCGGCCGCGGATCCTCGGCCGGCATCAGCCGGTCGGCGAAATCGGCCAGCGGGCCGACGAAGATCGGGGCCAGGGCGTCGATCATGGGAGGAATGCGGGTGTCATGCCGGCCGCCGTCGCTGCATCAGCCAGATGAAATACGTGCCGCCGACGAAGGTCGCAACCAGCCCGGCCGGCACCTGCCAGGGAAAGGCGACGGTGCGGCCCAGCCAGTCGGCCAGCACCATCAGCCCGGCGCCGAGCAGCCCGGCCGCCAGGATCTGTGGCGTCGGCCGGCGGATGCCGAGCATGCGGACCATGTGCGGCGCCATCAGCCCGACGAAGCTCAGCGGGCCGACGGTCAGCGTCGCCCCGGCGGTCAGCGCCGCGGTCAGCAGCAGCAGGGCGGCCCGGCTGCGGGCCAGCGACAGCCCCAGCGACCGGCCGGTCGCGGCGCCGAGCGGCAGGATGGTCAGCCAGCGCCCGGCCAGCGGCAGGATCAGCGCGGCGGCCAGGGCCAGGCCGCAGGTGATCGCGGCATCGCGGACGGAGACGCCGTAGGTCGATCCAGACAGCCAGCCCAGCAGCAGCGCGGTCCGGGGGTCGCCGCTGAACAGCAGCGCCACCATGAAGGCGCCGGCGATGGTGGTCAGCGCCGCGCCGGCGAGCAGCATGTGCTCGGAGGAGAAGGCCGATCGCCGCCCGAGCGAGAGCACCGCCAGCAGCGCCGCCAGCGCGCCGAGCCCGGCCACGCCCGTCAGGGCCAGGCGATCCAATCCGGGCACGGCGACGGCGGCGAGGATCAGCGCCAGGGCGGCGCCGGAGGAGACGCCGAGCAGCTCCGGGCTCGCCATGGCGTTGCCGGTCAGGCGCTGCAGCACCACGCCGGCGGTCGCCAGCATGAAGCCGGCGCCCAGCGCCGCAGCGACGCGCGGCGCCCGCCAGGGCAACAGCAGGTCGAGCTCGCCGCCCATGCTCCACTGCCAGCCTTCCGCCGTGCGGCCCAGCGCCAGCGCGGCCCAGACGACCAGGCCGAGCAGCAGCAGGGCGCCGGCGATCCAGGGCCAGGGATGCCGGCGGCGATGGTCATCGGCGGCCGGACGGCTGGGCCGGGCCTCGCCCGCCGCCGGACGCAGCCGGCGCAGCAGCCACAGCAGCAGCGGCGCGCCGAGGATGGCGGTGACGGCGCCGGTCGGCACCGCGCTGGCGGCGTCGACGAACTGCACCAACTGATCGGTCAGCGCCAGCAGCCCGGCGGAGACGGCCGGCGCCCAGACCAGGCGGTCGCGGAAACGCCGCGCGCCGGCGAGGCGGGCGATGGCGGGCCCGGCCAGGCCGATGAAGCCGATCGGCCCGAGCAGGGCGGCGACCGAGGCGCTGAGCAGCACCGCCCCCGCGATCGCCGCGAGACGGGCCGCCGCCGGCGACAAGCCGAGTCCGCGGGCACCGTCCTCGTCGAGGTCGAGCAGGGTCAGCGGCCGCAGCATCAGCGCGCCGGCCAGCCCCGCCAGGGCCAGGCGCGGCGCCAGGGCCAGCGCCACGTCCCAGTTGTTCTGATTCAGCGATCCGCCCTGCGACACGAACAGGTCGGTCAGGGCCTGGTGGTTGAACAGCACCAGCATCTTGCTGCCGGCGTCGAGATAGAAGGTGACGACAAGCCCGGCCAGGATCACGGCGATCGGCGCCAGCTTGTGGCGC
The sequence above is drawn from the Inquilinus sp. Marseille-Q2685 genome and encodes:
- a CDS encoding ATP-binding cassette domain-containing protein — encoded protein: MNHTAPAPAAETDAAPAMFELSQAAFAVAERTLLQPLDLTLAPHRVTGLIGHNGSGKSTLLKILARQQPPSAGTVRFEGRPLRDWADRAFARRVAYLPQQTPPASGLLVRELVALGRYPWHGALGRFGAVDREKVEEAMALTDISPFADRLVETLSGGERQRAWLAMLVAQDAACLLLDEPISALDIAHQVDVLALVQRLSRSKGLGVVMVLHDINMAARFCDDIVALHSGRLIARGAPESILRPDRLQAIYGIPMGVLPNPAGGPPISYPH
- the fhuF gene encoding siderophore-iron reductase FhuF, producing the protein MIDALAPIFVGPLADFADRLMPAEDPRPGIRGSDLLDPAVLGPILECFARRYDQPEPRAVASLWAKWHFWMLLTPVVAASLLVERGLPTGLDEVEVIVAPDGQTTGFKLPHDGGRIAPADGFERFGPLVDRHIEPLIRALAAQSGATAKVLWSNVGNLFENLLRQIEASGMARGPGPAQARALMASRDWPGRRGNPLFEPVRYVERDGERKRLRRVCCIRYLIPSLELCSTCPLEKARPA
- the fhuB gene encoding Fe(3+)-hydroxamate ABC transporter permease FhuB; translation: MADLALSRPVATGRPALLAALLIGAALALFLHHLRALLPAAEWGQALTAPDPAEMRQMLAQYSLLPRLVVGLLGGAALGLAGVLFQQALRNPLAEPGTLGVFAGAKLALIAATLSVPSLLEAGQEAVALLGSAAAMALILLLSWRHKLAPIAVILAGLVVTFYLDAGSKMLVLFNHQALTDLFVSQGGSLNQNNWDVALALAPRLALAGLAGALMLRPLTLLDLDEDGARGLGLSPAAARLAAIAGAVLLSASVAALLGPIGFIGLAGPAIARLAGARRFRDRLVWAPAVSAGLLALTDQLVQFVDAASAVPTGAVTAILGAPLLLWLLRRLRPAAGEARPSRPAADDHRRRHPWPWIAGALLLLGLVVWAALALGRTAEGWQWSMGGELDLLLPWRAPRVAAALGAGFMLATAGVVLQRLTGNAMASPELLGVSSGAALALILAAVAVPGLDRLALTGVAGLGALAALLAVLSLGRRSAFSSEHMLLAGAALTTIAGAFMVALLFSGDPRTALLLGWLSGSTYGVSVRDAAITCGLALAAALILPLAGRWLTILPLGAATGRSLGLSLARSRAALLLLTAALTAGATLTVGPLSFVGLMAPHMVRMLGIRRPTPQILAAGLLGAGLMVLADWLGRTVAFPWQVPAGLVATFVGGTYFIWLMQRRRPA